In Listeria monocytogenes, the following proteins share a genomic window:
- the panB gene encoding 3-methyl-2-oxobutanoate hydroxymethyltransferase, whose amino-acid sequence MKKPVDFFAMKENGEKITMITAYDYPSAKNVEQAEADMILVGDSLGMVVLGYDSTVPVTMDDMIHHTKAVKRGAPDTFVVTDMPFMTYHGSVDETIQNARKIIQESGAHAVKLEGAGEVVNKIARLTEAGAPVVAHLGLTPQSVGLTGSYKVRAKSAQEAQELMDNALAVEAAGAIAIVLEAIPRQLAEKVSKALSIPTIGIGAGVETDGQVLVYHDIIGYGISRRAKFVKAYAEIDETIEPALASYVKEVKAATFPEVKHSFTMAEEDLKGLYGRE is encoded by the coding sequence ATGAAGAAACCTGTAGACTTTTTTGCTATGAAGGAAAATGGAGAGAAAATCACGATGATAACCGCGTATGACTATCCTTCTGCTAAGAACGTAGAACAAGCAGAAGCTGATATGATTTTAGTCGGCGATTCACTTGGAATGGTAGTATTAGGCTACGATTCAACTGTACCAGTTACGATGGATGATATGATTCATCATACAAAAGCCGTGAAGCGCGGGGCTCCAGATACATTTGTTGTAACAGACATGCCGTTTATGACGTATCATGGTTCAGTGGATGAAACTATCCAAAATGCACGGAAGATTATCCAAGAAAGTGGCGCGCATGCTGTAAAATTAGAAGGAGCAGGGGAAGTTGTTAACAAAATTGCTCGCCTAACAGAAGCAGGTGCTCCAGTTGTCGCGCATCTTGGCTTAACCCCGCAAAGTGTTGGCTTAACTGGAAGCTATAAAGTACGTGCTAAATCTGCTCAAGAAGCACAAGAGTTAATGGATAATGCGTTAGCTGTAGAAGCAGCTGGAGCGATTGCAATCGTACTTGAAGCAATTCCACGTCAACTCGCTGAAAAAGTAAGTAAAGCACTTTCTATCCCTACCATTGGTATTGGAGCAGGCGTAGAAACAGATGGACAAGTACTTGTTTATCACGATATTATCGGTTATGGAATCAGTCGTCGCGCCAAATTTGTAAAAGCGTATGCGGAAATTGATGAAACAATCGAACCAGCACTAGCAAGTTACGTAAAAGAAGTAAAAGCAGCGACGTTTCCAGAAGTGAAACATAGCTTTACCATGG